A region from the Toxotes jaculatrix isolate fToxJac2 chromosome 2, fToxJac2.pri, whole genome shotgun sequence genome encodes:
- the espn gene encoding espin isoform X2, which produces MVVEGDRTLLAARQGDVQTLKVQLAAKALTGDVKDVLGATPVHHAARAGKLTCLRFLVEEAGLSGNCLANNGASPAHDAAATGNLACLQWLLTQGGCRPEDRDSSGATVLHLASRFSHHEVTDWLLKSGEVDPGASTDTGALPVHYAAAKGDLSSLRLLLGHSPSVVNSQTKNGATPLYLACQEGHLEVVQYLVKDCGADPSIRANDGMTPLHAAAQMGHNTVIVWLMSFTEISLTDKDGDGATAMHFAASRGHAKVLSWLLLHGGEIATDNWGGTPLHDAAENGELECCQILVVNGVDLGIRDQDSFTAADLAEYNGHSQCAKYLRTVENMSVEHRVLSRDPSTDLEYKQPDSGLSSPNTTMPPASQVAHFDISSPSSSLSNYDSANSSQSSTGEKRSSLTTSRGPPAQLNTVAHAGASESAISDMQAYMDMLNPDIGSDMPKKNDIPADVTSKPPPPPPTYPPPPPPQCPPVPPPPPSYPAPQPPQEPTSAEFLKVKSNLRHVECNTRKREQLTTGENHEKLRRVDSNRKSRSFSKQPSTGDYYKTLGSDTAEPRGNKGMAPNEEGSVLLEEPNDSPAHSSENGTTEESVPPPPPPPPPPLPPSNPTPTPPPPPPLPPETQTTQNNASTTSTNKRRPSSSSGSTKSFNMMSPTGDNSELLAEIKAGKSLKPTPHSKGYTTVFSNSGPTGNNGNTPSPPETRTSSPPAKAPSPPPSNTSVTSPPITPSPSPSPTGSGSARTMSTSASYEQLPSNSVINGNSGSSMAGAESGRKSSLADVEALVPTHDEQGKAIPEWKRQVMVRKLQAKMQEEEEHKRKAEEEAARLASMPAWRRDMMKKKMDEEREQKRKAEEQAKQAKEIEEKTELERLRTLGYDETKLAPWQRQIILKKGDIAKQ; this is translated from the exons atggtggtggagggggaCAGGACGCTGCTCGCCGCAAGGCAAGGGGATGTGCAGACTCTGAAAGTGCAATTAGCGGCAAAAGCGCTCACCGGCGACGTTAAGGATGTGCTGGGGGCTACACCGGTCCACCACGCAGCCCGGGCCGGGAAACTGACCTGCCTGCGTTTTCTGGTGGAGGAGGCAGGACTGTCGGGCAACTGCCTGGCGAACAACGGGGCGAGCCCGGCGCATGACGCAGCCGCCACCGGCAACCTGGCCTGCTTACAGTGGCTACTGACCCAGGGTGGATGTCGCCCAGAG GACAGGGACAGTTCTGGGGCCACTGTTCTCCATCTCGCGTCCCGCTTCAGTCACCATGAGGTCACCGACTGGCTTCTCAAGAGTGGTGAGGTGGATCCTGGGGCCTCCACCGATACAGGAGCCCTACCTGTACACTATGCTGCTGCCAAGGGAGACCTGTCGTCTCTACGACTTTTACTGGGGCACAGCCCAAG CGTTGTCAACTCCCAAACTAAGAATGGTGCCACACCGCTCTACCTGGCCTGCCAGGAGGGTCATCTTGAAGTCGTCCAATACCTGGTCAAGGATTGTGGAGCAGATCCAAGCATCAGAGCCAATGATGGGATGACACCACTGCATGCTGCTGCCCAGATGGGCCACAACACCGTCATTGTTTGGCTG ATGAGTTTCACAGAGATCAGCCTGACAGACAAGGATGGTGACGGGGCCACGGCCATGCACTTCGCAGCCAGTCGTGGCCATGCGAAGGTGCtcagctggctgctgctgcacgGCGGAGAGATCGCCACTGACAACTGGGGAGGGACCCCGCTTCACGATGCGGCAGAAAATGGTGaactggag TGCTGTCAGATCCTTGTGGTCAATGGTGTGGACCTGGGCATCAGGGACCAGGACAGCTTCACGGCAGCCGACCTGGCCGAATACAATGGCCACTCCCAGTGTGCCAAGTATTTGCGCACTGTGGAGAACATG AGTGTTGAGCACCGTGTTTTGTCCCGGGACCCCTCAACGGACCTCGAGTACAAGCAGCCGGACTCGGGCCTATCGTCCCCAAACACCACCATGCCCCCCGCCAGCCAGGTGGCCCACTTTGACATCAGTTCACCATCCAGCTCCCTGTCCAACTATGACTCAGCCAACTCCAGCCAGTCCAgcactggggagaagaggagcagCTTAACAACGTCACGAGGCCCACCTGCCCAGCTGAACACAGTTGCACATGCAG GTGCATCAGAGTCGGCCATTTCAGACATGCAGGCGTACATGGACATGCTAAACCCAGACATTGGCTCTGACATGCCCAAGAAGAATGACATACCGGCTGATGTCACCTCCAAgccgccgccaccaccaccaacttatccacccccacctcccccacagTGTCCTCCGGTACCCCCACCACCCCCGAGCTACCCAGCACCACAGCCCCCTCAGGAGCCAACATCAGCAGAGTTCCTGAAGGTGAAAAGCAACTTGCGGCACGTGGAGTGCAACACCCGCAAGAGGGAG CAACTGACTACTGGAGAAAACCACGAGAAATTGCGGCGTGTGGATTCAAACAGGAAGTCGAGAAGCTTCAGCAAGCAGCCCAGCACTGGGGACTACTATAAGACCCTGGGCAGCGACACAGCCGAGCCCCGTGGGAACAAAGGCATGGCGCCCAACGAGGAG GGCTCCGTGCTACTGGAGGAGCCTAACGACAGCCCCGCCCACAGCTCTGAGAATGGCACCACAGAGGAATCAGTCccgcctccacctccaccacctccgcCCCCTCTTCCCCCAAGCAACCCGACGCCAacaccccctccacctcctccgtTGCCCCCGGAGACGCAAACCACCCAGAATAATGCCAGTACCACCTCCACCAACAAGCGACGCCCATCTTCCTCATCAGGAA GCACAAAATCTTTCAACATGATGTCCCCCACTGGTGACAACTCGGAGCTGCTGGCAGAGATCAAAGCAGGAAAGAGCCTCAAGCCCACACCTCACAGTAAAGGCTACACCACCGTCTTTTCCAACAGTGGACCCACAGGCAACAAT GGAAACACCCCATCTCCACCAGAGACCCGCACATCTAGCCCACCAGCCAAGGCACCATCACCTCCACCTTCCAATACGTCTGTCACCTCCCCACCCATCACCCCAAGTCCCAGCCCCAGTCCCACCGGCTCTGGATCCGCCAGAACCATGTCGACCTCTGCGAGCTACGAGCAACTGCCCTCCAACTCTGTGATCAATGGGAACAGTGGTAGCAGCATGGCAGGAGCAGAGTCGGGACGCAAGAGTAGCCTTGCGGACGTGGAGGCGCTAGTTCCCACTCATGATGAACAGGGAAAAGCAATACCTGAGTGGAAGAGGCAGGTGATGGTGCGAAAGCTTCAGGCCAAGatgcaagaggaggaggagcacaaGCGCAAG gcggaggaggaggcagcacgCCTAGCATCGATGCCAGCTTGGAGGAGAGAcatgatgaagaagaaaatggatGAAGAGAG GGAACAAAAAAG aaaagcagaggagcagGCCAAACAGGCCAAGGAGatagaggagaagacagagctGGAGCGACTGCGGACCCTCGGCTACGACGAGACCAAGCTGGCCCCCTGGCAGCGGCAGATTATCTTGAAGAAAGGGGATATAGCCAAACAGTGA
- the espn gene encoding espin isoform X1, with protein MVVEGDRTLLAARQGDVQTLKVQLAAKALTGDVKDVLGATPVHHAARAGKLTCLRFLVEEAGLSGNCLANNGASPAHDAAATGNLACLQWLLTQGGCRPEDRDSSGATVLHLASRFSHHEVTDWLLKSGEVDPGASTDTGALPVHYAAAKGDLSSLRLLLGHSPSVVNSQTKNGATPLYLACQEGHLEVVQYLVKDCGADPSIRANDGMTPLHAAAQMGHNTVIVWLMSFTEISLTDKDGDGATAMHFAASRGHAKVLSWLLLHGGEIATDNWGGTPLHDAAENGELECCQILVVNGVDLGIRDQDSFTAADLAEYNGHSQCAKYLRTVENMSVEHRVLSRDPSTDLEYKQPDSGLSSPNTTMPPASQVAHFDISSPSSSLSNYDSANSSQSSTGEKRSSLTTSRGPPAQLNTVAHAGASESAISDMQAYMDMLNPDIGSDMPKKNDIPADVTSKPPPPPPTYPPPPPPQCPPVPPPPPSYPAPQPPQEPTSAEFLKVKSNLRHVECNTRKREQLTTGENHEKLRRVDSNRKSRSFSKQPSTGDYYKTLGSDTAEPRGNKGMAPNEEGSVLLEEPNDSPAHSSENGTTEESVPPPPPPPPPPLPPSNPTPTPPPPPPLPPETQTTQNNASTTSTNKRRPSSSSGSTKSFNMMSPTGDNSELLAEIKAGKSLKPTPHSKGYTTVFSNSGPTGNNGNTPSPPETRTSSPPAKAPSPPPSNTSVTSPPITPSPSPSPTGSGSARTMSTSASYEQLPSNSVINGNSGSSMAGAESGRKSSLADVEALVPTHDEQGKAIPEWKRQVMVRKLQAKMQEEEEHKRKAEEEAARLASMPAWRRDMMKKKMDEERCDREQKRKAEEQAKQAKEIEEKTELERLRTLGYDETKLAPWQRQIILKKGDIAKQ; from the exons atggtggtggagggggaCAGGACGCTGCTCGCCGCAAGGCAAGGGGATGTGCAGACTCTGAAAGTGCAATTAGCGGCAAAAGCGCTCACCGGCGACGTTAAGGATGTGCTGGGGGCTACACCGGTCCACCACGCAGCCCGGGCCGGGAAACTGACCTGCCTGCGTTTTCTGGTGGAGGAGGCAGGACTGTCGGGCAACTGCCTGGCGAACAACGGGGCGAGCCCGGCGCATGACGCAGCCGCCACCGGCAACCTGGCCTGCTTACAGTGGCTACTGACCCAGGGTGGATGTCGCCCAGAG GACAGGGACAGTTCTGGGGCCACTGTTCTCCATCTCGCGTCCCGCTTCAGTCACCATGAGGTCACCGACTGGCTTCTCAAGAGTGGTGAGGTGGATCCTGGGGCCTCCACCGATACAGGAGCCCTACCTGTACACTATGCTGCTGCCAAGGGAGACCTGTCGTCTCTACGACTTTTACTGGGGCACAGCCCAAG CGTTGTCAACTCCCAAACTAAGAATGGTGCCACACCGCTCTACCTGGCCTGCCAGGAGGGTCATCTTGAAGTCGTCCAATACCTGGTCAAGGATTGTGGAGCAGATCCAAGCATCAGAGCCAATGATGGGATGACACCACTGCATGCTGCTGCCCAGATGGGCCACAACACCGTCATTGTTTGGCTG ATGAGTTTCACAGAGATCAGCCTGACAGACAAGGATGGTGACGGGGCCACGGCCATGCACTTCGCAGCCAGTCGTGGCCATGCGAAGGTGCtcagctggctgctgctgcacgGCGGAGAGATCGCCACTGACAACTGGGGAGGGACCCCGCTTCACGATGCGGCAGAAAATGGTGaactggag TGCTGTCAGATCCTTGTGGTCAATGGTGTGGACCTGGGCATCAGGGACCAGGACAGCTTCACGGCAGCCGACCTGGCCGAATACAATGGCCACTCCCAGTGTGCCAAGTATTTGCGCACTGTGGAGAACATG AGTGTTGAGCACCGTGTTTTGTCCCGGGACCCCTCAACGGACCTCGAGTACAAGCAGCCGGACTCGGGCCTATCGTCCCCAAACACCACCATGCCCCCCGCCAGCCAGGTGGCCCACTTTGACATCAGTTCACCATCCAGCTCCCTGTCCAACTATGACTCAGCCAACTCCAGCCAGTCCAgcactggggagaagaggagcagCTTAACAACGTCACGAGGCCCACCTGCCCAGCTGAACACAGTTGCACATGCAG GTGCATCAGAGTCGGCCATTTCAGACATGCAGGCGTACATGGACATGCTAAACCCAGACATTGGCTCTGACATGCCCAAGAAGAATGACATACCGGCTGATGTCACCTCCAAgccgccgccaccaccaccaacttatccacccccacctcccccacagTGTCCTCCGGTACCCCCACCACCCCCGAGCTACCCAGCACCACAGCCCCCTCAGGAGCCAACATCAGCAGAGTTCCTGAAGGTGAAAAGCAACTTGCGGCACGTGGAGTGCAACACCCGCAAGAGGGAG CAACTGACTACTGGAGAAAACCACGAGAAATTGCGGCGTGTGGATTCAAACAGGAAGTCGAGAAGCTTCAGCAAGCAGCCCAGCACTGGGGACTACTATAAGACCCTGGGCAGCGACACAGCCGAGCCCCGTGGGAACAAAGGCATGGCGCCCAACGAGGAG GGCTCCGTGCTACTGGAGGAGCCTAACGACAGCCCCGCCCACAGCTCTGAGAATGGCACCACAGAGGAATCAGTCccgcctccacctccaccacctccgcCCCCTCTTCCCCCAAGCAACCCGACGCCAacaccccctccacctcctccgtTGCCCCCGGAGACGCAAACCACCCAGAATAATGCCAGTACCACCTCCACCAACAAGCGACGCCCATCTTCCTCATCAGGAA GCACAAAATCTTTCAACATGATGTCCCCCACTGGTGACAACTCGGAGCTGCTGGCAGAGATCAAAGCAGGAAAGAGCCTCAAGCCCACACCTCACAGTAAAGGCTACACCACCGTCTTTTCCAACAGTGGACCCACAGGCAACAAT GGAAACACCCCATCTCCACCAGAGACCCGCACATCTAGCCCACCAGCCAAGGCACCATCACCTCCACCTTCCAATACGTCTGTCACCTCCCCACCCATCACCCCAAGTCCCAGCCCCAGTCCCACCGGCTCTGGATCCGCCAGAACCATGTCGACCTCTGCGAGCTACGAGCAACTGCCCTCCAACTCTGTGATCAATGGGAACAGTGGTAGCAGCATGGCAGGAGCAGAGTCGGGACGCAAGAGTAGCCTTGCGGACGTGGAGGCGCTAGTTCCCACTCATGATGAACAGGGAAAAGCAATACCTGAGTGGAAGAGGCAGGTGATGGTGCGAAAGCTTCAGGCCAAGatgcaagaggaggaggagcacaaGCGCAAG gcggaggaggaggcagcacgCCTAGCATCGATGCCAGCTTGGAGGAGAGAcatgatgaagaagaaaatggatGAAGAGAG ATGTGACAGGGAACAAAAAAG aaaagcagaggagcagGCCAAACAGGCCAAGGAGatagaggagaagacagagctGGAGCGACTGCGGACCCTCGGCTACGACGAGACCAAGCTGGCCCCCTGGCAGCGGCAGATTATCTTGAAGAAAGGGGATATAGCCAAACAGTGA